The following nucleotide sequence is from Pseudomonas putida S13.1.2.
TTTGCCGACGATATTCGTCCAGCACATGATCGCCCCGGGCGATCACCTGGACATGGAAGTCGTTGCGTTGCAGGTAGCTGGCGATCAGCTCGGAAAGTGCGCTGTCGTCTTCGACCAGGAAAATATTCGGCATAGGGGCTTGGGATCTAGGTTGTGGTAGACCTCACTGGCCTCTTCGCGGGCTTGCCCGCTCCCACAGGGGCCGCACAGAACCTGAAACCTGTGCAATACCTGTGGGAGCGGGCAAGCCCGCGAAGAGGCCGGCACAGGTGTACGCAGAATATAGAACCCAACCGCCCGAAAGGATTGTTCTTCACACTTTTTCACACTCGCCCTACAGCTGTTAACAGCCGCACGGGCAATACCTGCCGTACCATAGGTGCGGTCATCATCGGAAGATCCGCATGCCTATTACCCTCCCCCCTCGCCTGCGCCCCGTGGCGCTCATGGCGTTTCTGAGCCTGTCCCTGGCCGGCTGTGGCGACAGCGCCGAGCAAGACGAAAAAGCCCCTACCCCGCAAGTGCGGGTAGAAACCCTGCAACTGCAGCCGCTGGCCATCAGCAGCGAACTCAGCGGCCGCATCCTGGCGCCGCGCACCGCCGAAGTGCGCGCGCGCGTCGAGGGCGTGGTGCTCAAGCGTGTGTACCGCGAAGGCAGTGACGTCAAACAGGGCGATGTACTGTTCCTGATCGACCCGGCGCCGTTCAAGGCCGACCATGACAGCGCCCGCGCCACCCTGGCCAAGGCCGAGGCCACCCTGTACCAAGCACGCTTGCAGGAGCAGCGCTACCGCGAGCTGGTCGACGACAAGGCTGTCAGCCGCCAGGAATACGACAACGCCAAGGCCAGCTTCCTGCAAGCCGACGCTGAAGTGGCGGCCGCCAAGGCCGCCCTGGAGCGCGCCCGCCTGAACCTGGGCTACGCCACCGTGACGGCGCCGATTTCCGGGCGCATCGGCCGTGCCCAGGTCACCGAAGGCGCCCTGGTCGGCCAGAACGAGACCACCCCGCTGGCGACCATCCAGCAGCTGGACCCGATCCATGCCGACGTTACCCAGTCTACCCGCGAGCTCAACGCCCTGCGCCGTGCCTTGCGCGCAGGCCAATTGCAGCAGGTGGGCGACGGCCAGGCCCGCGCCACGCTGATCCAGGACGACGGCAGCGCCTACCCACTGCCAGGCAAGCTGCTGTTCTCGGACATCAGCGTCGACCCCACCACCAACCAGATCACCCTGCGCAGCGAGTTCCCCAACCCGGACCTCGACCTGCTGCCCGGCAGCTACGTGCGCGTGCGCCTGGAACAGGCCGTGCAACCCAAGGGCCTGAGCGTGCCGCAGCGCGCCATTCTGCGCGACAGTGCCGGCGTGCCCAAGGTGCTGGTGGTCGACCAGCAAGCGCGGGTCAGCGATCGCCAGGTGGTACTGGGCAGCGCCCAAGGCGACCGCTGGGTCGTCAGCGAAGGCCTGGCCCCCGGCGAGCGGGTGGTGGTCGAGGGGCTGCAACACGTCAAGGCCGGTGACCAGGTGCAGGTCGACAACGCATCCGGGGCACCGCCCATCGCACAGCATACCGGCCAGTGAGGGCCTGATTCATGCCGCAATTCTTCATCGACCGCCCGGTATTCGCCTGGGTGGTCGCGCTGTTCATCCTGCTGGCCGGTACGCTGGCCATCCCGCAGCTGCCGGTAGCCCAGTACCCCAACGTGGCGCCGCCGCAGGTGGAAATCTACGCCGTTTACCCGGGTGCCTCGGCGGCGACCATGGACGAAAGCGTGGTGAGCCTGATCGAGCAGGAACTCAACGGCGCCGACAACCTGCTGTACTTCGAGTCGCAGAGCAGCCTGGGCAGCGCCACCATCACCGCCACCTTTGCCCCGGGTACCAACCCGGACCTCGCCCAGGTCGACGTGCAGAACCGCCTGAAGGTGGTCGAGTCGCGCCTGCCGCGGCCGGTTACCCAGCAGGGCCTGCAGGTGGAAAAGGTGTCCACCGGTTTCCTGCTGCTGGGCACCCTCACCTCCGAAGACGGCAAGCTCGACGAAACCGCACTGTCGGATATTCTCGCGCGCAACGTGATGGACGAAATCCGCCGCCTGAAGGGTGTCGGCAAGGCTCAGCTGTACGGCTCGGAGCGCGCCATGCGCATCTGGATCGACCCGGGCAAGCTCATCGGCTTCAACCTCACGCCCAACGACGTGGCCGAGGCCATCGCGGCGCAGAACGCCCAGGTGGCGCCTGGCAGCATTGGCGACCTGCCCAGCCGCGACACCCAGGAAATCACCGCCAACGTAGTGGTCAAGGGCCAGTTGAGTACACCGGAGGAATTCGCCGCCATTGTGCTGCGCGCAAACCTGGATGGTTCCACGGTGACCATCGGTGATGTCGCCCGGGTCGAGATCGGCGCCCAGGAATACCAGTACGGCACGCGCCTGAACGGCAAGCCGGCCACCGCGTTCAGCGTGCAGCTCTCACCGGGTGCCAACGCCATGGAAACCGCCACCCTGGTACGGGCGAAAATGCAGGACCTGGCGCGGTACTTCCCGGAAGGCGTCAAGTACGACATTCCTTATGACACCTCGCCGTTCGTCAAGGTGTCGATCGAGCAGGTCATCACCACCCTGTTCGAAGCCATGTTGCTGGTGTTCGCGGTGATGTTCCTGTTCCTGCAGAACCTGCGCTACACCCTGATCCCCACCCTGGTGGTGCCGGTGGCGCTGATGGGCACCTTCGCGGTCATGCTGGCCATGGGCTTCTCGGTCAACGTGCTGACCCTGTTCGGCATGGTATTGGCCATCGGCATCCTGGTCGACGATGCCATCGTGGTGGTGGAAAACGTCGAGCGCATCATGGCCGAGGAAGGCCTGCCGCCCAAAGAAGCAACGCGCAAGGCCATGGGCCAGATCAGCGGTGCGATCGTCGGCATCACCCTGGTGCTGGTGGCGGTGTTCCTGCCAATGGCCTTCATGCAGGGTTCGGTTGGGGTGATCTACCAGCAGTTCTCGCTGTCGATGGCGGTGTCGATCCTGTTCTCGGCATTCCTGGCCCTCAGCCTCACCCCCGCGCTGTGCGCCACCCTGCTCAAACCGGTGGCCAAGGGTGAGCACCATGAGCGCAAAGGGTTTTTCGGCTGGTTCAACCGCCGCTTCGAAAGCATGAGCAACGGCTATCAGCGCTGGGTGGTACAGGCGCTCAAGCGCAGCGGCCGCTACCTGCTGCTGTACGCGGTGCTGCTGGCGGTGCTGGGCTATGGCTTCAGCCAGTTGCCCACGGCATTCTTGCCCACCGAAGACCAGGGCTACACCATCACCGACATCCAGCTGCCGCCAGGGGCCAGCCGCATGCGCACCGAACAGGTGGCTGCGCAAATCGAGGCACACAACGCCGAAGAACCCGGCGTAGGCAACACTACGATGATCCTCGGCTTCAGCTTCTCCGGTAGCGGGCAAAACGCGGCACTGACCTTCACCACCCTCAAGGACTGGTCCGAGCGCGGTGCCGACGACAGCGCCCAGTCGATTGCCGACCGCGCCAGCGCGGCCTTCTCCCAGCTCAAGGACGCCGTGGCGTTTTCGGTGCTGCCGCCGCCTATCGACGGCCTGGGCGAGTCGACCGGCTTCGAGTTCCGCCTGCAGGACCGCGGCGGCATGGGCCACGCCGCGCTGATGGCTGCCCGCGATACGCTGCTGGCCAATGCTGGCAAAAGCAAGGTGCTGACCAACGTGCGCGAAGCGTCGTTGGCCGAAAGCCCGCAAGTGCAGCTGGAAATCGACCGCCGCCAGGCCAATGCCCTGGGGGTGTCGTTTGCCGACATCGGCTCGGTACTGGACGTGGCGGTGGGCTCCAGCTACGTCAATGACTTCCCTAACCAGGGCCGTATGCAGCGTGTAGTGGTGCAGGCCGAAGGCGACCAGCGCAGCCAGGTCGAAGACCTGCTGAAAATCCACGTGCGCAACAACAGCGGCAAGATGGTGCCACTGGGCGCATTCGTCCAGGCCAAGTGGGTAAGCGGCCCGGTGCAGTTGACCCGCTACAACGGCTACCCGGCGGTGTCGATTTCCGGTGAGCCGTCAGCCGGCCACAGTTCGGGCGAAGCCATGGCCGAAATCGAACGCCTGGTGGCGCAGCTGCCGCCCGGCGCGGGCCTTGAGTGGACAGGCCTGTCGCTGCAAGAGCGCTTGTCCGGCAGCCAGGCACCGATGCTGATGGCATTGTCGTTGCTGATCGTGTTCCTGTGCCTGGCAGCGCTGTACGAAAGCTGGTCGATCCCGACCGCCGTGCTGCTGGTGGTGCCGCTCGGCATGCTGGGTGCGGTGCTGGCCGTGACCCTGCGGGGCATGCCCAACGACGTGTTCTTCAAGGTTGGCCTGATTACCCTGATCGGCCTGTCGGCAAAGAACGCCATCCTGATCATCGAGTTCGCCAAGCACCTGGTCGACCAGGGCGTGGACGCCGTCGACGCCGCCGTGCAGGCCGCCCGCCTGCGCCTGCGGCCCATCGTGATGACCTCGCTGGCGTTCATCCTCGGCGTGGTACCACTGGCCATCGCCAGCGGCGCCAGCTCGGCCAGCCAGCAGGCCATCGGCACCGGAGTGATCGGCGGCATGCTCAGCGCCACGTTGGCGGTGGTGTTTGTGCCGGTGTTCTTCGTGGTGGTAATGCGCCTTGCGGGGCGTAGCAAAGCTGCCATCGCTCGTGAAGACGAAGCAGGCGCCAGCCAGGCGGAGCAGCCGCACGGGTAAAAGTCGGTATGTTAATATTGCTGGCATCGGTGGAGGAGCTGAAATGACACAAGCCCGCGATGCCAGCATCAAATGCCAGGTACTGGAACTTGCCAAACAGCATGGCATTACCAGCGAGAAAGACCGTTTCAGTGACCTGGCCACAACGATTACCAGCCTTTCGGGTGATGTCGTTACCCTCGACGATATCGAAAGAATGCTGGTTTCGCTGAAGAAGAAAGGCGTTCTTACCAAACGGCAGATGCTTGAACTGGAAGCACGCTACCTCAGCGAATCGCCTGGACACGATAGTGGGCGAAAAATCAGCGCATGATATTCGATCCGTTCGACGATTTTGAAACCGCAGGCTACCTGCGAAATGCCTTTAAACTGAAAGACCCTGCGCAAATCAAGAAACTTGAGCATGTGGCTTTTGAGTCCAGCCTGGAGGACGCCATTTCCCTCCTGTCCAACTGTCAGCACATCACCTACCAAACCCTGCTTGGCCTGCACCACCTGCTGTTTTCCGACTTCTACCCCTGGGCGGGCAAGGATCGCGCCGAGCTGGCGCCAAGGCTGGCAGTTTTCAAAGGATCGGATAGCGACCCTCGGCATACGGCTTTCTGCCCACCTGGCCAGATCCGTCATTGGACATCCCATGCGCTTAAGCTAGGGCAAGATCAGCAGTGGTTGAGGGAGCACCCTGGTGAGGTACTTGGACTGCTGGCTGATGCCCATCCCTTTCTGGACGGTAATGGCCGAACCATACTGCTGGTTTTCATGGAGCTTTGTCATCGGGCCGGCTTCGCCATGGATTGGTCTCGCACCAGCAAGGATGACTATCTCTCTGCCTTGAGCGCCGAAATCAATGAGCCCTCGAAAGGCCATCTTGATCATTATTTGAAACCCTTTCGGGTAGACATCTCTGACAAAGAGCAATGGCCAGAGATCCTGACCGCCATCAAAGGGCTGGATGGCCTTGATAAAGAGAACATCAGGTATGAAAGCCTGGACGACCCAGAGGTGCGAGCGCTGTATCTTGGTTATCGCTCACTCCCCCCCTGCTCCATCCTCATTCTCGCCGGAGGCCGCGGCCAACGCATGGGCGGGCGCGACAAAGGCCTGATTGCCTGGCAGGGCGAACCGCTTGTTGCGCATGTACAGCGGGTAGTGCGGCCGCTAAGCGATGACTTGGTGATTTCCTGCAACCGTAACCAGGAGGCTTACCGCACGTACGCCGACCAGTTGGTGGGCGATGCAGAAGCCGACTTCCCCGGGCCGCTGGCAGGGGTGATTGCCGGGCTCAAGGTGGCTCGGCATGAGTGGGTGGTGCTGCTGGCCTGCGATGCACCGCGGGTTGACCGCGAACTGATCGAGGGCCTGCTGCGGCTGGCGGTGGCCGGTGACAGTGCGGCAATGGTGCGCCAGGGTGGGTATTGGCAGCCGATGTTCAGCGTGCTGCCACGGCGAATACTGCCAATGCTGGAGCAGGCCTGGGCGGCGGGTGAGCGCAGCTTGCAGAAGGCCCTGCTGCGTGAGGCGGTGCAGGGGTTGGAGTGTGCCGAGGATGATCGCCGGCTAAGCAACTTCAACAGCCCGGAACTGCTGCAAGGCTGAGATTCTCTGCTGCCTGTACCGGCCTCTTCGCGGGTAAACCCGCTCCCACAGGTTCATCACAGTGTTCGGATTCTGTGCGGTCCCTGTGGGAGCGGGTTTACCCGCGAAGAGGCCGGTACAGGTAATGCATCATCGGGAGGACAACTCCTCGACACTGATCTCGCGCATCCTGAACTTCTGCACCTTGCCGGTCACCGTCATCGGAAACTCGTCGACAAAGCGGAAGTACCGGGGCACCTTGAAGTGCGCAATCCGCGCCCTCGCCCACTCACGCAGCGCTTCTTCACTGGCGGTATGCCCCGGGTGCAGCCGCACCCAGGCCACGATCTCTTCGCCGTACTTGCTGCACGGCACGCCAATCACTTGCACATCCGCCACCGCCGGGTGGGTGAAGAAAAACTCTTCCAGCTCGCGCGGGTAGATGTTCTCGCCGCCGCGAATGATCATGTCCTTGCTGCGCCCCACGATACGCACATAGCCCTGTTCATCCATTACCGCCAGGTCGCCGGTGTGCATCCAGCCGTCTTCATCAATGCTCTCGGCCGTGGCCTTGGGGTTGTTCCAGTAACCGAGCATGACGCTATAGCCGCGAGTGCACAGTTCGCCTATCTCGCCACGCGGTACGGTGTTGCCGTCGGCGTCCACCACTTTGTTCTCCAGCCGGGGCTGGGTACGGCCAACACTGGTCACCCGGCGTTCCAGGTCATCATCGGGCCCGGTCTGCAGTGACACCGGGCTGGTTTCGGTCATGCCATAGGCAATCTGTACCTCGGCCATGTGCATTTCGCCGATCACCCGGCGCATCACCTCGATCGGGCAGGTAGCGCCGGCCATGATCCCGGTGCGCAGGCTGGACAGGTCGAACTCGCCACGTTGCGGGTGGTCCAGTTCGGCGATGAACATGGTCGGTACACCATACAGCGCGGTAGCCTTTTCCTCGGCTACCGCACGCAGCGTGGCCAGCGGGTCGAAGGCATCGCTGGGGTAGATCAGGGTGCTGCCGTGGGTCATGCAGCCAAGGTTGGCCATGACCATGCCGAAACAGTGATACAGCGGCACCGGCACCACGAGCCTGTCGTGCTCGGTTAGGCCCAGGCTTTCGCCGACCATGTAGCCGTTGTTGAGGATATTGCTGTGGCTGAGGGTGGCGCCCTTGGGGAAACCGGTTGTGCCCGAGGTGTACTGGATGTTGATCGGGTCGTCGCAGCGCAGCTGCGCCTGGCGCTCGGCCAGGGCCTGGCGGCTGACAGCCTCGGCACGCGCCTGCAACGCGTGCCAGGCCAGAAAGCCCGGTGGTGGCGAGGCAGCCAGGCTGACCACCCCGTGCAGCTCGGGGAAGCGCTCGCAGCTCAGCGCGCCTGGTTGGCCGCCGGCCAGGCCAGGGACCAGGCCCTGCAGCATGGCGTGGTAATCGGAGGTCTTGAATGCGTCAGCGCAGATGACCCAACGGCAGCCGGACTGGCCCAGGGCGTAGTCCAGTTCGCTGGAGCGGTAGGCCGGGTTGATGTTGACCAGAATCGCGCCAACCTTGGCGCTGGCAAACTGGGTAATGCACCACTCGGCGCAGTTGGGCGCCCAGATGCCCAGGCG
It contains:
- a CDS encoding efflux RND transporter periplasmic adaptor subunit — protein: MPITLPPRLRPVALMAFLSLSLAGCGDSAEQDEKAPTPQVRVETLQLQPLAISSELSGRILAPRTAEVRARVEGVVLKRVYREGSDVKQGDVLFLIDPAPFKADHDSARATLAKAEATLYQARLQEQRYRELVDDKAVSRQEYDNAKASFLQADAEVAAAKAALERARLNLGYATVTAPISGRIGRAQVTEGALVGQNETTPLATIQQLDPIHADVTQSTRELNALRRALRAGQLQQVGDGQARATLIQDDGSAYPLPGKLLFSDISVDPTTNQITLRSEFPNPDLDLLPGSYVRVRLEQAVQPKGLSVPQRAILRDSAGVPKVLVVDQQARVSDRQVVLGSAQGDRWVVSEGLAPGERVVVEGLQHVKAGDQVQVDNASGAPPIAQHTGQ
- a CDS encoding efflux RND transporter permease subunit, translating into MPQFFIDRPVFAWVVALFILLAGTLAIPQLPVAQYPNVAPPQVEIYAVYPGASAATMDESVVSLIEQELNGADNLLYFESQSSLGSATITATFAPGTNPDLAQVDVQNRLKVVESRLPRPVTQQGLQVEKVSTGFLLLGTLTSEDGKLDETALSDILARNVMDEIRRLKGVGKAQLYGSERAMRIWIDPGKLIGFNLTPNDVAEAIAAQNAQVAPGSIGDLPSRDTQEITANVVVKGQLSTPEEFAAIVLRANLDGSTVTIGDVARVEIGAQEYQYGTRLNGKPATAFSVQLSPGANAMETATLVRAKMQDLARYFPEGVKYDIPYDTSPFVKVSIEQVITTLFEAMLLVFAVMFLFLQNLRYTLIPTLVVPVALMGTFAVMLAMGFSVNVLTLFGMVLAIGILVDDAIVVVENVERIMAEEGLPPKEATRKAMGQISGAIVGITLVLVAVFLPMAFMQGSVGVIYQQFSLSMAVSILFSAFLALSLTPALCATLLKPVAKGEHHERKGFFGWFNRRFESMSNGYQRWVVQALKRSGRYLLLYAVLLAVLGYGFSQLPTAFLPTEDQGYTITDIQLPPGASRMRTEQVAAQIEAHNAEEPGVGNTTMILGFSFSGSGQNAALTFTTLKDWSERGADDSAQSIADRASAAFSQLKDAVAFSVLPPPIDGLGESTGFEFRLQDRGGMGHAALMAARDTLLANAGKSKVLTNVREASLAESPQVQLEIDRRQANALGVSFADIGSVLDVAVGSSYVNDFPNQGRMQRVVVQAEGDQRSQVEDLLKIHVRNNSGKMVPLGAFVQAKWVSGPVQLTRYNGYPAVSISGEPSAGHSSGEAMAEIERLVAQLPPGAGLEWTGLSLQERLSGSQAPMLMALSLLIVFLCLAALYESWSIPTAVLLVVPLGMLGAVLAVTLRGMPNDVFFKVGLITLIGLSAKNAILIIEFAKHLVDQGVDAVDAAVQAARLRLRPIVMTSLAFILGVVPLAIASGASSASQQAIGTGVIGGMLSATLAVVFVPVFFVVVMRLAGRSKAAIAREDEAGASQAEQPHG
- the mobA gene encoding molybdenum cofactor guanylyltransferase MobA, whose protein sequence is MGGRDKGLIAWQGEPLVAHVQRVVRPLSDDLVISCNRNQEAYRTYADQLVGDAEADFPGPLAGVIAGLKVARHEWVVLLACDAPRVDRELIEGLLRLAVAGDSAAMVRQGGYWQPMFSVLPRRILPMLEQAWAAGERSLQKALLREAVQGLECAEDDRRLSNFNSPELLQG
- a CDS encoding fatty acid CoA ligase family protein, which produces MPQPSYSQGNQNKALLTQCIGDAFDTTVARFPDREALVVRHQALRYTWQQLAEAVDQHARALMALGVQPGDRLGIWAPNCAEWCITQFASAKVGAILVNINPAYRSSELDYALGQSGCRWVICADAFKTSDYHAMLQGLVPGLAGGQPGALSCERFPELHGVVSLAASPPPGFLAWHALQARAEAVSRQALAERQAQLRCDDPINIQYTSGTTGFPKGATLSHSNILNNGYMVGESLGLTEHDRLVVPVPLYHCFGMVMANLGCMTHGSTLIYPSDAFDPLATLRAVAEEKATALYGVPTMFIAELDHPQRGEFDLSSLRTGIMAGATCPIEVMRRVIGEMHMAEVQIAYGMTETSPVSLQTGPDDDLERRVTSVGRTQPRLENKVVDADGNTVPRGEIGELCTRGYSVMLGYWNNPKATAESIDEDGWMHTGDLAVMDEQGYVRIVGRSKDMIIRGGENIYPRELEEFFFTHPAVADVQVIGVPCSKYGEEIVAWVRLHPGHTASEEALREWARARIAHFKVPRYFRFVDEFPMTVTGKVQKFRMREISVEELSSR